From one uncultured Methanoregula sp. genomic stretch:
- the prf1 gene encoding peptide chain release factor aRF-1: MAEEAVEMDDARKRYEFKKTLEKLQSQQGDGTELITLYIPPDKQIFDVTNQLKDEFGQCANIKSKQTKTNVQSAISSILSRLKYYKRPPASGLAVFCGTVKTFGDRTDLQCTIIEPPEPLNLYMYRCSSNFELEPLLQMLEEKYVYGLLVLDKREAYWGFLRGNRIEPMGGANSTVPGKMRKGGQSAARFGRLREIAIDEFYTKIGERSSAIFLAEKDFFERFKGVLIGGPSPTKEEFEKGNYLHHEVQKRIIGLFDVAYTNEDGLSELVDAAKDALKGMTVIKEKSFMDRFLRELVKEDGLAAYGEDSIRHNLGIGAVDTLLLSANLRKSRLKIKCQSCDYITEKTVNIEPGKTVRDIPLGNCPKCTAPLVLDQEIDIVDELTKLADQSSSKVEIISDDFEEGSILFTAFGGIAAILRYRTGY, from the coding sequence ATGGCAGAAGAAGCAGTGGAGATGGATGATGCGCGCAAGCGCTATGAATTCAAGAAGACTCTGGAGAAGCTCCAGTCGCAGCAGGGAGACGGAACGGAACTCATAACGCTCTACATCCCACCCGACAAGCAGATCTTCGACGTGACCAACCAGCTCAAGGATGAGTTCGGGCAGTGCGCGAACATCAAGAGCAAGCAGACCAAGACCAATGTCCAGAGTGCCATCTCCTCCATCCTCTCGCGCCTGAAATATTATAAGCGTCCCCCGGCCAGCGGACTTGCAGTCTTCTGCGGCACCGTGAAAACCTTCGGAGACCGTACGGATCTCCAGTGTACCATCATCGAACCGCCGGAACCTCTTAATCTCTACATGTACCGCTGCAGCTCGAATTTCGAACTCGAGCCGCTCCTCCAGATGCTCGAAGAGAAGTACGTGTATGGCTTGCTCGTTCTCGACAAGCGCGAAGCGTACTGGGGATTTTTGCGCGGCAACCGGATCGAACCGATGGGAGGGGCAAACTCAACGGTGCCGGGCAAGATGCGAAAAGGCGGCCAGTCGGCAGCACGGTTCGGGCGCCTGCGTGAGATCGCCATCGACGAATTCTACACGAAAATTGGTGAGCGGTCGAGTGCTATCTTCCTTGCAGAAAAAGATTTTTTCGAGCGGTTCAAAGGTGTCCTGATCGGGGGGCCGAGCCCGACAAAAGAGGAATTCGAGAAGGGGAATTATCTCCACCACGAGGTCCAGAAACGGATCATCGGGCTTTTCGATGTAGCGTACACCAATGAGGATGGGCTCTCGGAACTGGTCGATGCGGCAAAGGATGCCCTCAAAGGGATGACCGTTATCAAGGAGAAGTCCTTCATGGACCGGTTCCTAAGAGAACTGGTCAAGGAAGACGGGCTTGCAGCATACGGTGAAGACAGCATCCGGCACAACCTTGGGATCGGCGCAGTGGATACACTCCTGCTCTCGGCAAACCTCCGGAAATCACGGCTGAAGATCAAGTGCCAGAGCTGTGATTACATCACCGAAAAAACAGTCAATATCGAACCGGGTAAAACGGTCAGGGACATCCCGCTCGGGAACTGCCCGAAATGCACGGCACCGCTCGTGCTCGATCAAGAGATCGATATTGTCGACGAGCTGACAAAACTCGCTGATCAGAGCAGTTCCAAGGTCGAGATCATCTCCGATGATTTCGAAGAAGGATCGATCCTCTTCACCGCATTCGGAGGGATAGCCGCAATCCTCAGGTACAGGACGGGATACTGA
- the sepS gene encoding O-phosphoserine--tRNA ligase has protein sequence MRFNPEDWKQKSHENFEGAWHEGPSVLTPASHADTYPCRVYKRAQAHPVFATINRLRETYLSMGFDEAEVPVIIEEKDIYRQFGPEAMAVLDRVFYLGGLPRPNVGIARDRLDKINGILGKAMEPATEEKLRGTLHAYKKSEIDGDELTFELAKVLETDDGVVVHILDAVFPEFRELAPESSRSTLRSHMTSGWFLTLGSIWDKSPLPLRMFSVDRCFRREQAEGPTRLMTYHSASCVVAGDDVTIEDGKAVSEALLSAFGYTDFRFQPDEKRSKYYMPDSQTEVYARHPVHGWVEVATFGMYSPSALAEYGIGVPVMNLGLGVERLAMIAYNANDVRQLCFPQFFPKPLSNNEIARTVHLREEPVSPEGKKLAIAIAKTAAANATAPGPCSFTAWEGLLGRVKISVAVEESESNAKLCGPACANEIFVHDGSVLGVPDAEKWKQVRTEGIPTGISYLSAVSALAAARVEEAAHCGKSTTVQVKMAKLPSDINLKIEEYAMRFITDNKKKVDVRGPVFLSVSSTIKE, from the coding sequence ATGAGATTCAATCCCGAGGACTGGAAACAGAAGTCACATGAGAATTTTGAAGGGGCATGGCATGAAGGACCGTCGGTCCTGACCCCGGCATCGCATGCAGACACCTACCCGTGCCGGGTATACAAGCGGGCGCAGGCACACCCCGTCTTTGCCACTATCAACCGTTTGCGCGAGACCTACCTCTCGATGGGTTTTGACGAGGCTGAGGTTCCGGTTATCATCGAAGAGAAGGATATCTACCGCCAGTTCGGGCCCGAGGCAATGGCCGTGCTCGACCGGGTCTTCTACCTTGGGGGGCTTCCCCGGCCAAATGTCGGAATCGCCCGGGACCGGCTCGATAAGATCAACGGGATTCTCGGCAAGGCAATGGAACCCGCAACCGAGGAGAAACTCCGCGGGACGCTCCATGCTTATAAAAAATCCGAGATCGACGGCGACGAGCTCACCTTCGAGCTTGCAAAAGTGCTCGAGACCGACGATGGAGTCGTTGTCCATATCCTCGATGCCGTCTTCCCGGAGTTCCGGGAACTTGCTCCCGAATCCTCACGCTCCACCCTCCGCAGCCACATGACGAGCGGCTGGTTCCTGACGCTCGGCTCCATCTGGGACAAGAGCCCGCTGCCGCTGCGGATGTTCTCCGTGGATCGCTGCTTCCGGCGGGAACAGGCCGAGGGCCCGACCCGGCTTATGACCTACCACTCGGCTTCGTGCGTTGTGGCCGGGGATGATGTGACCATTGAAGACGGAAAAGCGGTGAGCGAGGCACTCCTTTCCGCTTTCGGGTACACCGACTTCCGTTTCCAGCCAGATGAGAAGCGCTCCAAGTATTACATGCCGGACTCACAGACCGAAGTCTATGCCCGGCACCCGGTCCACGGATGGGTGGAGGTTGCAACTTTCGGTATGTACTCCCCCTCAGCCCTTGCCGAGTACGGCATAGGAGTTCCGGTCATGAATCTCGGTCTCGGGGTAGAGCGGCTGGCCATGATCGCCTACAATGCAAATGATGTCAGGCAGCTCTGCTTCCCCCAGTTCTTCCCCAAACCCCTTAGCAACAACGAGATTGCCCGGACTGTTCACCTGCGCGAGGAGCCGGTCTCCCCGGAGGGCAAAAAACTCGCCATAGCGATTGCAAAGACCGCTGCTGCGAACGCAACTGCCCCGGGGCCCTGCTCATTTACTGCGTGGGAAGGACTGCTTGGCAGGGTAAAGATCAGCGTTGCCGTGGAAGAGTCCGAGTCAAACGCAAAACTTTGTGGTCCCGCCTGCGCAAATGAGATCTTTGTCCATGACGGCTCCGTTCTCGGAGTGCCTGACGCCGAGAAGTGGAAACAGGTACGAACAGAGGGAATACCAACAGGGATCAGCTATCTGAGTGCAGTGTCTGCCCTCGCGGCAGCAAGGGTAGAAGAAGCGGCACACTGCGGGAAAAGTACAACCGTGCAGGTGAAGATGGCAAAACTCCCTAGCGACATCAACCTGAAGATTGAGGAGTACGCGATGCGGTTTATCACGGATAACAAAAAGAAAGTCGATGTCCGGGGCCCGGTCTTCCTCTCGGTCAGCTCAACCATCAAAGAATAA
- the twy1 gene encoding 4-demethylwyosine synthase TYW1, with amino-acid sequence MPSTPCDPLRRQGYQFFSPSSTAALKPCMWCKRALQGGEMCYKHQFYGIDSHRCVQMTPTLRCNQRCLFCWRSFEHEPPEEEECSPETILAGIHRFQKKALAGYNAVLDNTVTDERWREALDPKHIAISLSGEPTLYRQLPELIGLFNRNGYTTFLVSNGTNPEMIRRCNPFQMYVSLDAPDRETYHAICRPLGDYWDRVNESLRLLDSRRSAVRVTLVKGLNDFAPERYAAILQDSGASFVEIKGYMYLGYSRNRLARENMPDHALVQSFAEKIAAACDYRFKDENELSRVVVLERLR; translated from the coding sequence ATGCCATCCACTCCATGTGATCCCCTGCGCAGGCAGGGATACCAGTTTTTTTCCCCGTCTTCGACGGCAGCGCTCAAGCCCTGCATGTGGTGCAAACGTGCCCTGCAGGGGGGAGAGATGTGCTACAAGCACCAGTTCTATGGTATTGATAGTCACCGCTGCGTCCAGATGACGCCCACGCTGCGCTGCAACCAGCGCTGCCTTTTCTGCTGGCGGTCCTTCGAGCACGAGCCCCCCGAAGAAGAAGAATGTTCACCGGAGACCATCCTTGCCGGCATCCACAGGTTCCAAAAGAAGGCACTTGCCGGCTACAACGCAGTGCTCGACAATACGGTGACGGATGAGCGCTGGCGGGAAGCGCTGGACCCAAAGCACATCGCCATCTCGCTCTCCGGGGAACCCACACTTTACCGGCAGCTCCCTGAACTTATCGGATTATTCAACCGCAACGGGTATACCACGTTTCTCGTCAGTAACGGAACAAACCCGGAGATGATCAGAAGATGCAACCCGTTCCAGATGTATGTCTCGCTGGACGCCCCGGACAGGGAAACGTACCATGCCATATGCCGTCCGCTCGGGGATTACTGGGACCGGGTGAACGAGAGCCTCCGGCTGCTCGATTCCCGCAGGTCTGCAGTGAGAGTGACCCTGGTCAAAGGGCTCAACGATTTTGCACCGGAACGCTACGCCGCGATCCTGCAGGATTCGGGCGCAAGCTTTGTGGAAATAAAGGGATATATGTATCTGGGATACAGTAGAAACCGTTTGGCAAGAGAGAATATGCCGGATCATGCACTTGTGCAATCCTTTGCGGAGAAGATTGCGGCCGCGTGTGATTACCGGTTCAAAGATGAGAATGAATTGAGCAGAGTGGTAGTGCTGGAGCGTTTGAGATGA
- a CDS encoding helix-turn-helix transcriptional regulator: protein MQTKIKEYRTRLSLTQEELAKAVGVRRETIVFLEQGKYNPSLKLAHDVAKTLHAKIDDLFLFEDGTHGPGTWEVLED from the coding sequence ATGCAGACAAAAATAAAAGAATACCGCACGCGACTCTCCCTGACCCAGGAGGAACTCGCAAAAGCCGTAGGTGTACGGCGGGAGACTATCGTCTTTCTCGAACAGGGGAAGTATAATCCGTCCCTTAAACTTGCCCATGATGTGGCAAAAACCCTGCATGCAAAGATTGACGATCTGTTCCTTTTCGAAGACGGTACCCATGGCCCCGGAACATGGGAAGTTCTCGAGGATTAA
- a CDS encoding DEAD/DEAH box helicase translates to MTVPDVLRLLGTNPVYRKRLVHVEMTPPRYPEYGTLDEPLSSLLQSYLDQNGIQLYSHQCEAIDHIRAGRNVIITTPTASGKTLAFNIPVFEDLENAPGTRALYLYPTKALANDQLATLLRMEKYCGINAKPAIYDGDTPQSKRAAIRENARIIVSNPHELHHVLSWHTKWRTFFSGLHYIIIDEAHRYRGVFGSNIAFLIRRLQRICRYYGSTPRFIVSTATLANPLEFARNLTGQPFVLVEKTGSPHGIKNFILYNPFFNGTGDRSTYQETKDLLLSCVKNNLQTLCFTGSRKMAELVTVWAREDARRSSAQLADSISVYRAGFLPEERRTIERGAKDGTMRGIVSTNALELGIDIGSLDAVIIAGYPGTMMSARQQAGRAGRSGTESLAILVAQANPLDQYFMNHPEEFFNRPHEHAIIDINNPYIFSGHLLCAAAELPLHEINDGEVFSLPFSDLLPELASGDLLRKTSRGWVYSGRGRAADAVRLDGIPGETFRILSQGKLLETMSREQAYREAHNGAIMLHQGITYIVTEMDLETHNIRVTETDVDYYTQPLKEVNLAVINILETKTIQGSECAFGDVEVTEHYTGYKIKRGDSVIGMEPLSLPPLMFRTKAFWFVMPADVETKTIEAGQDFAGGLHGAEHAIIALMPLHVVCDRWDVGGLSSPSFGDAGESTVFVYDAFEGGIGLAEKAYELLPSLFTSAYELVRDCRCEDGCPTCIYSPKCGNDNQPLDKEATIRILGHLVSVPEKNDNAVSPSESEHSRNVPVICS, encoded by the coding sequence ATGACTGTTCCTGATGTTCTCCGGCTTCTGGGAACAAATCCTGTCTACCGGAAACGGCTTGTGCACGTGGAAATGACTCCCCCGAGGTATCCGGAGTATGGAACGCTGGATGAACCCCTTTCCTCCCTGCTCCAATCATATCTTGACCAGAATGGAATACAGCTGTATTCCCACCAGTGCGAAGCCATCGACCATATCCGTGCCGGAAGAAATGTGATTATCACGACTCCCACGGCGAGCGGCAAAACCCTGGCATTCAATATCCCCGTATTCGAAGATCTTGAGAATGCACCAGGAACGCGTGCGCTCTACCTTTACCCAACCAAAGCACTTGCAAATGACCAGCTTGCAACGCTCCTGCGGATGGAAAAATATTGCGGGATCAATGCAAAACCGGCAATATACGATGGTGACACGCCCCAGTCAAAACGGGCCGCGATCCGGGAGAATGCCCGGATCATTGTCTCAAATCCCCACGAACTTCACCATGTCCTGTCATGGCATACGAAGTGGCGCACGTTCTTCTCGGGGCTGCATTACATAATCATCGATGAAGCACACCGGTACCGTGGGGTCTTTGGATCCAATATCGCATTTCTGATTCGCCGGCTCCAGCGGATCTGCAGGTATTACGGATCAACTCCCCGGTTCATTGTATCCACTGCAACCCTGGCAAATCCCCTGGAATTTGCCAGAAACCTGACCGGCCAGCCATTCGTGCTTGTTGAAAAAACCGGTTCCCCTCACGGTATAAAAAATTTCATCCTCTATAATCCTTTTTTTAATGGTACCGGCGATCGGTCCACGTACCAAGAGACAAAGGATCTTCTTCTCTCGTGCGTAAAAAACAATCTCCAGACCCTCTGCTTCACCGGCTCCCGGAAAATGGCAGAACTCGTTACGGTCTGGGCACGGGAGGATGCACGGCGCTCATCGGCACAGCTGGCAGATTCCATATCTGTTTACCGGGCCGGTTTCCTGCCGGAAGAGCGCCGGACGATCGAGCGGGGGGCAAAGGATGGGACTATGAGAGGAATCGTTTCCACCAATGCTCTCGAACTCGGGATAGATATCGGATCGCTCGATGCCGTTATCATAGCCGGATATCCCGGGACCATGATGTCCGCACGCCAGCAGGCAGGGCGGGCAGGGAGGAGCGGGACGGAATCCCTTGCAATCCTCGTTGCCCAGGCAAACCCGCTTGACCAGTATTTCATGAATCACCCGGAGGAGTTCTTCAACCGGCCTCACGAACATGCAATCATCGATATAAACAATCCCTATATCTTTTCCGGACATCTGCTCTGTGCTGCTGCAGAGCTGCCGCTTCATGAGATAAATGACGGGGAAGTCTTCTCTCTGCCATTCTCTGATCTTCTCCCTGAACTGGCCTCCGGTGATCTTTTGAGAAAGACCTCCCGCGGGTGGGTTTACTCGGGACGTGGAAGGGCGGCGGACGCCGTCCGGCTTGACGGCATCCCGGGTGAGACATTCAGAATATTGAGTCAGGGAAAACTGCTTGAGACCATGAGCCGGGAGCAGGCATACCGGGAGGCGCATAACGGTGCGATCATGCTTCACCAGGGAATCACTTACATAGTGACTGAAATGGATCTGGAGACCCACAACATCCGGGTAACAGAAACGGATGTTGATTACTATACCCAACCCTTAAAAGAGGTAAATCTCGCGGTGATCAACATCCTTGAAACAAAAACAATTCAGGGATCAGAATGCGCATTCGGGGATGTAGAAGTAACCGAGCACTATACCGGGTACAAGATAAAACGCGGGGATTCTGTTATCGGTATGGAACCCCTTTCCCTGCCCCCGCTGATGTTCCGGACGAAAGCCTTCTGGTTTGTGATGCCTGCAGATGTTGAGACAAAAACCATTGAAGCCGGCCAGGATTTTGCGGGTGGTCTTCATGGAGCGGAACATGCGATAATCGCACTCATGCCCCTGCACGTGGTATGTGACCGCTGGGATGTCGGGGGTCTGTCCTCCCCGTCTTTTGGTGACGCAGGCGAATCCACGGTATTTGTTTACGATGCCTTTGAAGGCGGGATCGGGCTCGCAGAGAAAGCGTATGAACTCCTCCCCTCCCTATTCACCAGTGCTTATGAACTGGTCAGGGATTGTCGGTGTGAAGATGGCTGTCCTACCTGTATCTACTCCCCAAAATGCGGTAATGACAACCAGCCACTTGACAAGGAAGCCACGATACGAATTCTCGGGCACCTTGTAAGTGTTCCGGAAAAAAATGACAATGCTGTATCCCCGTCAGAATCAGAACATTCCCGTAATGTCCCGGTAATTTGCAGTTAA
- a CDS encoding phosphoribulokinase, which produces MDYLPNFKEIIAHSPVVFTIGVAGDSGSGKTTFTNAIRQIFGPELLSTITLDDYHKYDREERRLRDITPLHPDANNLAQLETDIAQLKQGHPINKPVYNHSTGRFDPPVTFSPRKILILEGLHTLFTPRLLELMDFSIFVDPDKEVKYTWKRLRDMERRGYSSDQVTEEIVRREKDYETFIAPQRCDADAVIRIAPSKYGRQKGPERNVYSISLMQNRMRRTISDIDLNIDLYSLLSFHDEDFLIEFSTQFVNCAKMRSLTFDGEMNYETIRKLEKSIEHQTGVHPIAMFEGRKTVTATDIVQLILSWRIIHRRIFIRERA; this is translated from the coding sequence ATGGATTATTTGCCCAATTTCAAGGAGATCATAGCCCACTCCCCTGTTGTCTTTACGATCGGTGTGGCCGGTGACAGCGGGTCGGGAAAGACCACGTTCACGAATGCAATCCGGCAGATATTCGGCCCGGAACTGCTCTCCACCATAACGCTCGATGATTACCACAAGTACGACCGGGAAGAACGCAGGCTGCGTGACATCACGCCCCTTCACCCGGATGCCAACAATCTTGCACAACTGGAAACGGATATTGCGCAGCTGAAGCAGGGCCATCCTATCAATAAACCGGTGTATAACCACTCTACCGGCCGGTTCGATCCCCCGGTCACGTTCTCGCCACGGAAGATCCTGATCCTGGAAGGGCTCCACACGCTCTTTACCCCGCGCCTTTTGGAGTTGATGGACTTCTCCATCTTCGTTGACCCGGATAAAGAGGTGAAGTATACCTGGAAGCGGCTCCGCGACATGGAGCGCCGGGGATATTCTTCAGATCAGGTGACGGAAGAGATAGTGCGGCGCGAGAAAGATTATGAGACTTTTATCGCACCACAGCGGTGTGATGCCGATGCGGTTATCCGGATCGCCCCCTCAAAGTATGGCAGGCAGAAAGGTCCCGAAAGAAACGTGTACAGTATCTCCCTCATGCAGAACCGGATGCGGCGTACCATCTCGGACATAGATCTCAACATCGATCTGTACTCGCTTCTCTCGTTCCATGACGAAGATTTCCTCATCGAGTTCTCGACGCAGTTTGTTAATTGTGCAAAGATGCGATCCCTGACTTTTGACGGGGAGATGAATTATGAAACCATCCGGAAGCTCGAGAAGAGTATCGAGCACCAGACCGGCGTCCACCCGATTGCCATGTTCGAAGGAAGAAAGACTGTTACGGCAACCGATATCGTCCAGTTGATCCTATCCTGGAGGATTATCCACCGGAGGATTTTCATCCGGGAACGGGCTTGA
- the argS gene encoding arginine--tRNA ligase: MLHDMFTIIETAIKETTGVADALLVDGGEHADLASTVAFALARQKRQAPVKIAQELAADLARRPDLTGITIEAKGPYINFIFGKAYVSEILRAAVQPGYGNLPKKPVRVVLEHTSANPNGPLHVGHIRNSIIGDTLARAFRKAGYPLEVQYYVNDMGRQIAIVVWGFDNLDNKQLDGEKEDAHIARIYIAANREIEKDEGITQQVNTLMQLVENGDPATVKKFRREVSRCLDGFKVTMKDLNVAHDRFVWESDFIRNGNTERIINKLKRIPQAHEDETLYLDLSEFGFENKYVIRRSDGTSVYAARDLAFHAWKGANFDRVIDVLGADHKLIGAQLQCTMKLLGEKVPEIVHFEFVSLPEGSMSTRAGKFVSADDLITEIRKRAFDEVTTRRPELDEETRRSIAQSVGLAAIRYDIVKVSPEKSTVFDWKEALDFERQSGPYIQYAHARACSILERAGSFPESFELETEQEIILAKKIARFPRVIDNVVSELRPHILAIYARELADTFNTFYHYEPVLKSEGQTRNRRLTLVKAVQNTLKESLETLGIDAIHSM, encoded by the coding sequence ATGCTGCACGACATGTTCACGATAATAGAAACGGCAATCAAAGAGACCACCGGTGTTGCTGATGCACTCCTGGTCGATGGGGGGGAGCATGCAGACCTTGCATCCACCGTTGCATTTGCCCTTGCCAGGCAGAAAAGGCAGGCACCGGTAAAGATTGCCCAGGAGCTTGCCGCTGATCTCGCCAGACGCCCCGATCTTACCGGGATTACTATTGAGGCTAAAGGGCCCTATATCAATTTCATCTTCGGGAAAGCCTATGTCAGCGAGATACTCCGGGCTGCTGTACAGCCCGGCTACGGTAACCTGCCAAAGAAGCCTGTGCGGGTCGTTCTCGAGCACACCAGCGCAAACCCGAACGGGCCCCTGCATGTGGGACACATCCGGAATTCGATCATAGGCGACACCCTTGCCCGTGCCTTTCGAAAAGCCGGCTACCCGCTCGAGGTCCAGTATTACGTCAATGACATGGGCCGGCAGATCGCGATCGTAGTCTGGGGATTCGACAATCTCGACAACAAGCAACTCGATGGCGAGAAAGAGGATGCTCACATCGCCCGGATCTATATTGCGGCAAACCGCGAGATAGAGAAAGACGAAGGGATCACCCAGCAGGTCAATACCCTGATGCAGCTCGTGGAAAATGGCGACCCGGCAACGGTGAAAAAGTTCCGCAGGGAAGTCTCCCGATGCCTTGACGGTTTCAAGGTCACGATGAAAGATCTCAACGTTGCCCATGACCGGTTCGTCTGGGAGAGCGATTTCATCCGCAACGGGAACACGGAGCGGATTATCAACAAGCTCAAGAGGATCCCCCAGGCACATGAAGATGAAACACTCTATCTCGATCTCTCCGAATTCGGGTTCGAGAACAAGTATGTCATCCGCAGGAGTGACGGGACTTCGGTCTATGCAGCCCGTGATCTCGCCTTCCATGCATGGAAAGGGGCGAACTTCGACCGGGTAATCGATGTTCTCGGCGCTGATCACAAACTCATCGGGGCCCAGCTCCAGTGCACGATGAAACTCCTTGGTGAGAAAGTACCCGAGATCGTCCATTTCGAGTTCGTCTCGCTTCCCGAAGGCTCGATGAGTACCAGGGCCGGCAAGTTCGTCTCTGCAGACGATCTCATCACCGAGATCCGCAAGCGGGCGTTTGACGAGGTGACCACCCGCAGGCCGGAACTGGACGAGGAGACGCGCAGGTCAATAGCACAGTCGGTAGGTCTTGCTGCAATCCGGTATGACATCGTGAAAGTCTCTCCGGAAAAGAGCACCGTGTTTGACTGGAAAGAAGCGCTGGATTTCGAGCGGCAGAGCGGACCGTACATCCAGTACGCCCATGCCCGGGCCTGCAGCATTCTGGAGAGGGCAGGATCATTCCCCGAGTCATTCGAACTCGAGACAGAACAGGAAATAATCCTTGCAAAGAAGATTGCCCGCTTCCCGAGGGTCATCGATAATGTTGTCTCCGAACTCCGCCCGCACATACTTGCGATCTATGCACGGGAACTGGCTGACACCTTCAATACGTTCTACCATTACGAACCGGTTCTGAAAAGCGAGGGGCAGACCCGCAACCGTCGCCTCACGCTCGTAAAAGCCGTGCAGAACACGCTTAAAGAGTCGTTAGAGACCCTTGGGATCGATGCCATCCACTCCATGTGA
- a CDS encoding alpha/beta hydrolase, giving the protein MLIVRSFLIPVLILMICLASAGCSGNTTPSRSTYSVDSGGTLTLSCAPVTTSEEILFTNDTYTKSRIILHTENGDVVTYLAAPKMPKAAILYVPGAGEKIAGHEERMVRYASAGYAFLFVDIRGNGGETAGNPFSQQLIQEDYARFEKGEMPQYYLSICDLISAQKMLAGKFQIPVYAMGSSNGGRYATVAAGIGPQFAGYVGISTSDWGLRDSVLRQGYTGDTVRFATSIEPGTYIGMISPRPVWIFHAEKDPIIPFGNGQQFFAKAQEPKTFLNFSGDHGINSDVDGKIIGQWAQIYAPRE; this is encoded by the coding sequence GTGCTGATCGTGCGTTCGTTCCTCATCCCGGTTCTCATTCTCATGATATGCCTGGCATCTGCAGGATGCTCCGGAAACACCACACCTTCCAGATCCACCTATTCAGTCGATTCCGGCGGGACTCTCACACTTTCCTGTGCACCGGTGACCACGAGCGAAGAGATACTCTTCACAAATGACACGTACACAAAATCGCGAATCATACTGCACACGGAAAACGGCGACGTGGTAACGTACCTTGCAGCACCAAAAATGCCGAAGGCTGCGATCCTGTACGTGCCGGGAGCGGGTGAGAAAATTGCAGGGCACGAGGAGCGAATGGTCAGGTATGCGTCGGCGGGTTACGCATTCCTCTTCGTAGATATCCGTGGAAACGGGGGAGAGACGGCAGGGAACCCATTCAGCCAGCAGCTGATCCAAGAGGACTATGCCCGGTTCGAGAAAGGTGAGATGCCACAATATTATCTGAGTATCTGCGATCTCATATCAGCGCAGAAGATGTTGGCCGGGAAATTTCAGATACCAGTCTATGCAATGGGATCGAGCAACGGGGGAAGGTATGCTACCGTTGCAGCCGGCATCGGTCCTCAGTTTGCCGGCTATGTTGGCATCTCCACATCGGACTGGGGACTCCGCGATTCCGTTCTCCGGCAAGGATACACCGGCGACACGGTGCGGTTCGCCACATCCATCGAGCCGGGCACATACATAGGCATGATCTCCCCCCGTCCGGTCTGGATATTCCATGCTGAAAAGGATCCGATCATCCCGTTCGGGAACGGACAACAGTTCTTTGCAAAAGCGCAGGAGCCAAAAACATTCCTGAACTTTTCCGGGGATCATGGCATCAACTCAGATGTGGACGGAAAGATCATAGGGCAATGGGCGCAAATTTATGCCCCACGCGAGTGA